The Kosmotoga arenicorallina S304 nucleotide sequence TGTTGCGCCATCGATCATAGCTGATTCTTCAAGGGTATCGGGTATGGTATCAAAATAACCCTTTATGAGCCATATATTGAAGGCAATTCCTCCCGAATAAACGAAAATCAACCCGCTGAGGCTGTTTAATCCCAGGAAAGGAATGTAGTTCCCCATAAATTGCAGTAATGCGTATATGGCTATCATGAACATGATCGATGGGAACATCTGGATGAGCAGCAAGAATAGAAGCCCTTGCGAGCGCCCAAAGAAGCGCATTCTGCTGAAAGGATATGCTGCAAGTGCAGCTACTGTAACACTTATCAATGCAACCATAAGCGCTACTATTACAGAGTTCATTATCCATTTCGTGAAGTAAAAGTATGTGCTCTCTTTGGGCATCCAAATCTGGTTGTTCCTGAAAAGCAACCTGTCGATCTTCTTTAATTGCTGATTGTACTGACTGGAGTAACTGGAAGGATAATCAAGTAAATCCGAAATTTTTCGGGAAGCACGTTGATATTTGGCGTTGAAAACCTGGAAATATTTGTTATAGCTGGCAATCATCACGGTAAATTCATCAAGGGTAACAGGTGTTCCAAGGAAACGCAAATGAATATAATCGTAGATTTTTTCTTTCAATAGCATCTCGTGGATCCTGAGCTCCGAAATGGCATCGTTAAGCACGCTGGTTCCTTCGGCAATGTTATCCTGTGCCTCCACGAAATCTTCGTACCAGGTAAAATCGCGATAGCGCTCATTATATTTGTATCCAAAATACTCCGAAACGACCTCTCCCGCTTTTTCGACATAGGTTTTGGCTGCTGTTATGTCGTCAATATTCCTTTTGGAAATCATTTGTGCATATTCCAGTTTCGCGATTTCAACATTAGTGCGGTACTTTTCAAGAATATTATTGTAATTGTCAGCGGAATCGGCTATTTTCTGCTCAAGCTCTTCCTTTCTCGCCTTGAGCTCAATGAGCGATTTTTGTGTAGTTGCTATTTTTTCTTCAATAGATTCAGCATCTTCAAGCACTTTTTCAATGTCTGGAATTACTCTCAAAAGATTTATTCTGGATGCATCAAGAACCTCGAGTGCCTTTTTGATTTCAGAGTTTCTTATGTTAGCGGCAAGCAAGCCTGCCCTTTCCGCAAACCAGCCAAAATCTGTTTTTATATTAAAAAGTGTTGAGTAGATATCATCTTTGTAACCCAGCTTTTCAAGGCTGGCAATGATATCTTCCAGCCTATTGTGAAAGGCGACCAATTCACCGGGCTTTTCAGCTTCAATTTTATTTAAATCAGGGCCTTCCAGAGCTTTTTCAACTAACGATTTCAACGATCTTAATTTTTCAGATTCGGGTATGAGTATCGGTACAGCCACTGACATTGACTCGCGCACTTCCAATCTGCCTTCAAGGGACTGATCGAAGAGTTTCTGCTTCTGAGTGATTTCATTATCTATGGAAGAAAGCTCCTCAATTGCAGTAATATAATCCGTATAATCCGTTCCAAGGGCTTTTGCTTTTACAGCTTCCAGTTCTTCTTTCAGCTGACTGTACAACGCCTCAATATTATCCCATCCGCCATCCGCGGCCTTAAAGGAGTCATAAAGGCTCTCCCTTACGGCTTTAATCTTTTCGGATACATCTTCTGGGAGTTCCTTTTCGAGTTTAGTGATATATTTTCTTATGAACTTAAAATACTCGTTCTTTCTCCACTGGCTGTATTCGACGCCATTTTCCGAAATGTATTCAGGAGTTCTTGAAAGGCTTTCCAGAACTTCCGATTTCATTTCGAAGTCAAAATCATTCAACAGACTCGACAAATTTGTAGCAGTATCTAAAATCTCTTTCCGCACTGAATCAAAATTCGTTAGAAGGGCCTTTAATTCAAAAGCTTCTTGAAGATTTACGATATTCAGGAAAAAGGCAAAATCCCCATTGGTTGAAGGTTCCAAAAGGCTGAGAATTTCAAGGGCTGCTACCGATTTCATGCTTTCATTTTCCATATTCTTTAACTCATTCAACCTGTCACTTATTTGTTTCAGATCTTCTTCACGCAATTTGTTCAAAGCTGCAAACATTTTCTTGTCTATATCAAGCTCGTGGGCTTTTTCTCTGCTCAAAAAGGAGGTTGTCAAATTGGAAGTGATTTGCTTTGATTCTGACATCAAAGCTTCGAATTTATCGAGATATTTTTCCACAGTTTTGTTAATTGATTTCTCGCTTTTATCTCTAAATCGCCCCAGCTTATAAGTTGCCTCCTGAATATCGAGAATAAGTCTTTGTACACTTCTCTCCGGGAATAATAGATTCTTATAATGTTGCAGTGTTATCCTGGTGGAAAATAAATGCGGAGAGAAAGCTGCCTGGTCGCGCCTTATTGAAGTAGATATGAGCCAAACCATGGGAAATAATACTACTGCGATCACTATTATTAGTATGATATGCCTTAACCAGTACCTTTTCTTTTCAATAGCCATTATCTATTCACCTCTTCAAAAGCACCGGAGAGTTTGAAATTCAGCCAACTCAATCCACCTACTATTACAAAAATCAGGATTGAAATTGCGCTGGCGAAACCAAAGTCCTGCCCCCTGCCTTCAAAGGCAAGTTTATACGTATAAGAAATGAGTATATCCGTCGCACCAGCAGGGGTGGAACTTCCCGGAATGGCAGGCCCTCCTCCGGTTAAAAGGTAAATACCAACAAAATTGTTGAAATTAAAGGAAAAGCTTCCTACAAGCAGCGGAGCAACTGCGATCATAAGCAATGGGAAAGTGATCTTCCTGAACCTCTGAAAACCCGTAGCGCCGTCTATCGATGCAGCTTCATAGAGTTCATCGGGAATGCTTTGAAGCGCTCCAAGCGTTATCGTCATCATATATGGGAAACCAAGCCACGTATTCACTAAAAGGACAGCAACTTTTGCCCAAAAAGCGTCACTCAACCACTTTATAGGCTCTTCAGCTCCAAAAAGGCCCATTACTATAAACCTGTTTATTATGCCATAGGTTTCGTTGAACATACCGTTTTTCCACACCAGAACAGATATGAAGGCAGGAATAGCCCAGGGGATAATAAGCAGAGTTCTGTATATTTTCGTTCCTTTTAGCTTTCTGTCGTTTAATACCAATGCGAGAATTAAGCCAATCGTAAATGTAAAAAGCACACTCAGAGCTGCCCAGGTAAAAGTCCAGACAAAAATCTTCACAAAAGGTCCGCTGATTCTTGGGTCTTTGAACATTTTCATGAAGTTCTTGAAACCAATATTTGAAATATATCCTTCTACCGCGAATTCCTGCCCTTTATCATCTATATCGTAAAAATAACCATCTCTTTCAATTAATACTCCGCCGGTCTTTTTGTTGTAAACAACGTTTTTCTGAACGGCTCTTCCGCTCTCTATGGATGTAACCACCTTTATCTCATATTTCCTTTCAGAAGTAGCGAAATCCGTATAGAGCCTGTTGGGATTTAGCCTTACCTGCTGACCCATAGGATTTGTGAACTCGGCGTTTTTCAGCCAGATGCCTCTTATTTCGCTCAAATAAAAAGGCGCATTGGATTTCGTGGTGTTATCATCAGGGGAATAGAAATACATGTACCTCTCGCCGTTGGCTGATACGGACAATATGCTACCATCCTGCGATGACCTCACAAGCTGGTAAGTAACTCCATTTACAGTTGCTCTATCGTTCTTGACACTGAACATTCTCGATTCAGCTAAAAGGATGTTCCCCTCAGAATCTTTTTGAACGGCTATCGGTTTGGGCGCAATAAATAGCTCATCGTCTGATAGAGACTTGAATACGACAATAAAATTATCGGTTGGTTTATAATCTTCCAGCTTGACGAATATAGAAAAGCTGTATTCCTCGGGATTTTCAGGAATATAGTAATAATCACTTAAAAGCTTCTGTACAACCTGTGGTCTGGTGAAAAGGTGTCCGGTACCGAAGTTGGTGAAGGCTGTTTTCAAAGTGTAATACATAGGATAAATGGTTAAAATGAATAGCAATATCATCGCCGGAATCATATATCTGTAAGGGTAACCTTTTGGATTGATAAGCACAAAAGCGATACTCACGAGCAAAATACCGAGGATAATCGCCAGCCCATAATTGGCATTTGCCCAAAGCAGTATAAGGCTCATCAAGCCAAAAGCTCCAAAAACAGAAAGCAAAATAAGTACAAATATAAATCCGATTAGCCTTTTTGCGCTCATTTTTGATGCCTCCGAAAGTTATGATTAAACGCGGGGCTTAAAGGCCCCGCGAGATAACGCAATTTCCTGGAATTAGCATTCAAATATCATTCGCCGATGGCTGTTTTAATCTTTTCAACGGCTGAATTGAGAGCGTTTTCAACAGTATCCTGATCGTTGATTACTATACCGAGTGCATCTCCCATTGCACCCCATACAGATGCCATTTCAGGAACATTGGGCATGGGTGTTCCAACGGAAGCGCTCTTGGAGAATTGAAGAACATCATAGAGCTCGGGACCAGCGTCTTTGGAAATGAAATCAAAGACATCTTTTCTTACAGTGCCTCTTCTTTCGCCGACAAACATACCGTATTGGCCATCAAAGCTTCCAATGTAGTTTACAGCAAATTCAATAGCCTCAATTTTATTTTTTGATTTTGCGTTGATCATAAAGCCCTGAACACCTACAAAGGGTTTTGGGGTAACACCGGGTTCGAGTTCAATTTCGCTGAATGGAATAATTCCATAGTCTATACCAGCATCACGATAGTGAGGTGTAGCCCATGGTCCGTTCACTATGAACGCGGCAAGACCATCTTTGAAGAGAGAATCCATGAGATTGTAATTAGCACCCTGAGGTATTAATCCTTCATCGAACCATTTCTTGATAAGGCTGACCCCTTTGATTGCACCTTCGTTGTTAAGTCCAATGTCATTAACATCGAGACCGCTTTCCGTATCCTTGAAAATGTAGCCACCGTAGCCAGCTATAAAGGGGAAAGAGAAATAGAAATTGCCAGCATCGTAAACAAATCCAACAATTTCATCATCGGCAACTTCCATAGCCATTTGCTCGAGCTCGTCGATTGTCTTGGGTGCGTCTTCAACGAGGTCTTTGTTGTAGATAATACCGATAGATTCTATGGTGTACGGTACACCATACAGTTTTCCCCCGTAGCTGAAAGCGTTTAGAGCCACTTCATAATACTGATTGGCATCAGGAAGGAACGGAATGGGTTCAAGAAGCCCGTTAGCTGCAAGTTCCCCTACCCAGTCATGTGCACCAACGATTATATCAGGACCTTCTCCAGCAGGAGCGGCTGTAAGGAATTTGGATTTGATGTCGCCAAAATTAACCTGCTGAATTTCCACTTCAATACCGTAGTCTCTTTCAAAATCTGCTGCCAATTTCTGAAGAGCAGGTATCTGGTTTTCAGATGACCAGACAACAACTTTGGCACTTAGAAGAGATACCACGGCAAAAACAACCATCAACACGAGAGCGAGTTTCTTCATTCTTTCAACCTCCTTTTTCCATAGTTTAGGCATAATGCCTCATTACAATTTTATCAATTTCCACAGGAGGGCAGTATGTTAATGCCTTATTCCTACCTATAATTATACCAAAAAATACTTAAATATTTCTGATTATCAATCAATTATTTCATTTTTCTTCTTCTAACTACGTCTTTCTACACGGGATATACAATTGTAGTATCAGAGAAATCAGAAGCCAGCGAGAAATCAATTCCCAGATCTTTTTCGTACTTACTGACGAGATATTTCCTTCCCACTTCACCAAGTAAAAGAAGTGTGAGTAAGTCTTCATCAGATTGCGCAATGGTTTTGAATTTCTCTTTTGAAGCTGAAACTTCCGGGGGAATATAATCGGCTGCTCTCCCCGTAATGGTTTTCTTGCCCTTTGATTCAATGCGTTTTTTCAATTCAGGATTTATGGGAGCTGGAGGAACGCCGTAGTAACCAAGGACATATTTCTCGGTTTCGTTAGTGATTACTTTATAGCGTTCACCGATGATTACATTGAGAACTGCCTGGACACCTACTATCTGCGATGTTGGAGTGACAAGGGGCGGATAACCGAGATCTTCCCTTACTCTTGGCACTTCCCTTAGCACTTCTTCGAGCTTGTTCAGGGCTTTCTGAGATTTTAACTGGCTTATCATGTTTGAGTACATTCCACCGGGAATCTGGTTAGTCAACACTTCCGGCTTAATTGTAAGGAGTGACACATCATGGTCAACATGCCTTTCCCTGACAGATAAGAAATAATCGCTAATGCTTTTAAGCAGTTTAAGATCTGGCTTGCTCGCGTATCCTAAACTGTTGAAAGAGACCCACAAACTTTCAGCAGCAGGTTGTGATGTACCGTATGCAAGCGCGCTTATTGCAGTATCAACGATTTCAGCGCCCGCTTCTGCGGCAGCAAGATAAGTGAGATCAGCCAATCCCGTTGTGAAGTGAGCATGTATTTGGAGAGGTAACGGGCAATTTTTCTTTATGTTCTCAACAAGCCTTTTCGCTTCTCCCGGTGTAAGAAGACCAGCCATATCCTTAATGCATAAAGAATCTGCGCTAAGTTCTTCATACGCCTTTTTGGCGAGTTTTGCAAAGTATTCAACATTGTGCACCGGGCTTGTTGTATAAGATATCGCAACTTGCAGATGCATTTTATGCTTCTTAATTTCCCTGCTGGCTTTTTCCAGATTTCGGAAGTCATTCAAGGCGTCAAAAACCCTCACGATATCCATACCGTGATCCGCTACTTTTTTTACAAAGAGTTCAACAACATCGTCCGCGTAGTGGCGGTATCCCAGAAGGTTTTGGCCGCGCAAAAGCATCTGGATTTTTGTTTTCTTGAATTGCTCTCTTATCCTGTCAAGCCTCTCCCAGGGGTCTTCACCAAGGTAGCGTACTGATACGTCAAAAGTAGCGCCACCCCACATTTCCACGCTGTTGTACCCGACATCGTCTATAAGAGAAGAGACCTTTACCAATTCTTCCGTTGACAACCTTGTTGCAAGCAAAGACTGATGTGCATCCCTTAAAGTAGTATCTGTAAATCGAACATTCATTTTCAGTCCTCCTTTTTGTTGTACAATTAAAGGATAGGAGGGAGATGTTATGAGAAACACAATAGATGATTACGATTTCGATATTGTTGTTATTGGCGCAGGGCATGCTGGAATTGAAGCGGGACTTGCTTCAGCAAAAGCCGGTATGAAAACCCTCGTGCTTGCCATAAACCTTGACACCGTCGGGTGGGCTCCCTGCAACCCGGCTGTTGGTGGCCCGGCCAAGGGTATTGTTGCAAGAGAAGTTGATGCCCTGGGTGGTCAAATAGCCAAAACTACCGATAAAACAGCAATAAATGTCCGCATGCTTAACACAAGCAAGGGACCTGCTGTCAGGGCACTAAGGGCTCAAATAGATAAAAAAGAATACAGCCTTGAAATGAAAAAGACACTGGAGAAACAGGAAAACCTCTACTTAAGAAGTGCTATTGCGACAGAGATTCTTGTCGAAAAGGGAAAAGTCACCGGCGTTGTAACACATTTTGGCCAGCTTTATCATTGCAAAGCAGCTATAATAACAACCGGAACTTTTTTAGGCGGAAAGATCTTTATTGGTCCAAAAGCTTTTGAAGCAGGCCGTTTGGGGGAATTCTCTTCGAAACTGCTCAGCGAATCGTTAAGAAAAATAGGCTTCAAACTCGCGCGTTTTAAAACGGGTACACCTGCGAGAATTCTCGGAAGCTCCATTGATTTTTCAAAGATGGAAAGGCAGGACACTTCAGATACCCCGCTTGCCTTTTCTTATTTTTCTGAGCCGAAAGTTCTGCCAAAAGATAGCCCTTGCTGGCTTACGAAGACTAATTCAAGAACTCACTCTATAATCAGGCGCGATATTCAATTCTCTCCTCTTTACGGTGATATAAAGTTAATTCATTCCATCGGTCCAAGATACTGCCCTTCCATAGAGGACAAGGTGCTTAAATTCTCCTCCAAAGACAGTCATCAGGTGTTCGTTGAACCTGAAGGCAGAAATACTGATGAATACTATCTGAATGGGCTATCAACAAGCCTGCCTTTTAAAACTCAGGTAGAAATGATTCATTCAGTGAAAGGGCTTGAAAATGCCGTTATTATGAGACCGGCATACGCTGTTGAATATGATTTTGTGATTCCTGATCAACTTCATCCCACACTTGAATCCAAATTGGTTGAAAACCTTTACTTTGCCGGTCAGGTAAACGGCACGAGCGGATACGAGGAAGCAGCCGGGCAGGGCATCATAGCGGGCATAAATGCGTCAGCAAAAATCAAAGGAGCCGAACAGTTGGTTTTGAAAAGATCTGAAGCTTATATAGGCGTTATGATAGACGACCTTGTAACCCGTGGTGTTGACGAACCCTACCGGCTTCTCACATCAAGGGCTGAATACCGACTGATGTTAAGGCATGACAATGCTCATCTAAGGCTTACTGAGTATGGTTATAGATACGGCTTGATACCAAGATGGTTTTACGACAGAGTTGTGTCTGTTCGAGAAGCCATTAATCGGGAAGCGAATCGTTTAAATGACATCGTCGTAAAACCTTCGAATTCTGTGAACAACAAATTGCTATCTGCCGGAACAACAGCCATATACCAACCCACCAGACTTGCACAGCTCCTAAAAAGGCCAGAGGTAACATATTCCCTGCTAAGGGATTTCGATCCCAATCCAATACTGGATAGTTCATTGGCTGAACAGGTTGAAACCACAATGAAATACGAAGGATACATTAATCGCCTGAGACAGGAGATAAACCGCTTTGAGAAGCTCGAAAACGAGCTTATACCCGGTGATATTGATTACGACAAAGTCCCTAATATATCAACAGAGAGCAAAGAGAAATTGAAAAAACTAAAACCAATGTCCATAGGCCAAGCTATGAGAATACCCGGAATAAAACCTGCTGATATCTTAAACCTTTCAACCTATCTAACTGCTTTAAAAAGGAGGCATATAAATTGAGCCGGGAAAAAATATATGTTTTCGGCCACAGACAGCCTGATACAGACTCGATAGCAAGTGTAATTGGCTATGCTTATATGAAGAACCAGAACGACAAAGAGCGCGATTATGTAGCTTGCCGTTGCGGAAAGCTCAACAGCGAAAGTACGTTCTTGCTATCATACTTTGACGTAGAACCCCCTATTTTTATGGAAACAGTAGATCCCATCGTTGGCGACCTCGACTTGCGTCCTCCAATTGTTGCATCAGAAGAAACATCGACATATGAAGTTGCAAAAATCATGGAAGAACACAATATAAAAGTTGTTCCCATTGTTGATGAAAATTTCATACCCTCTGGCATCGTTAGCGAACGTCACCTTGCAAGAACTTATGTCAAACGCTTATCGGTCGATTCGCTGGAATTGCATCCAATAAACGTGAACACAATAGCCCAGCTTCTTAGCGGCGACGTTCTTGTGTCACCACCAACAAACATCCTTAAAGGTAAGGTGCATATAGCTAGCGATTCTATAAGTACCTTTATTAAGAAGTTAAAAAGCACAGATCTTGTCATAGTTGGCGATAATCCTGAAATGCAGATCAAACTCATTGAAAGAAATGTCACATTGATGATATTGACAGACTCTCTTACCCCTTCTGATGAAGTGCTTAAATTGGCAAAAAGAAATAATGTTGGAGTAATTTCCACCGCTTATGGACCCTACGGCGTAGGAAAATTGATAAACCTTTCAATGCCCGTAAAAATGATTATGTCGAAAAATTTCATCACAGCCAAATTAGATGAAAAACTCAAGGAAATAAAAACCAAGATATACGAATCAAATGAGCGTTTTGCTCTTGCCTTAGACGAGTCAGGAAAGCTCGCAGGAGTTATTACCAGAACAAACCTCCTTTACGACACTCGGAAGAAGGTAATTCTGCTCGACCACAATGAAAGACCTCAAGCTGTTGATGGCCTTGAAGAGGCAGAGTTGCTTGAAGTCATTGACCACCACAGGCTCGGGGGGCTTACCACTCTGAAACCGGTGAGATTTCACAACGAACCCGTCGGAAGCACTTCTACAATCGTTGGCGAATGGTTTTTAAGGCATTGCACAAAGAAGAACCCTCAAATAGCAGGCGTGCTTCTTGGCGGGATAGTTTCGGATACCCTTGATTTCAGGCTTTCCACCACCACAAAAAAAGACAGGGAAATTGCCCGGCAACTTGCCGAAATTGCAGAAATAGACCTCGAAGAATTCGCCAAGAATCTACTACGTAAAGGACTGGACCTTTCGGGAAAAGCTCCTTATGAAGTCGTCTCAAAAGATGTTAAACAATACATAATAGGAGATTACAACATATTGATTGCACAGGTTATGGTTATGGATATGGAGCAGGTCAAGAAAAGGCAATCAGAGTTCAAAGACGCTTTGAAGGAACTCTATAATAGATCCAAGGCAGATGTAGCTTTTCTTCTTTTTACAAATGTACCAAAGAATCAGAGCGAGGTATGGGTAGAGGGAAATGGTGAAATTATTGAAAAGGCTTTTAAAGTACATTTAGATGAAAACAACACCGTTGTGCTAAAAGGTGTCATGTCCAGAAAAAAAGATTTTCTACCACAGATTGGTGAGGTACTTAGAAAAAAGAGATGAGAGGAAATCTCATCTCTTTTTCAGCATTTTCAATATTATACCTTCCATATCCTTTTGACTGAGACTCTTACCGTCTTTCAGGAGTTTGAAGGCAGCACGTATGACAAGTATTCTGGGATATCTACAGCTGAAGTATTTTACGGGGTCAGAAACAACATTATCCACTGAGCTTCGCTTCACTTTATCATCTCCCAACCTATTGACAGAAGCCATGGTGGGTATTATAATTCTTTTAGTATCGGGCTCGTAGCTCAGTTTGGTTAGAGCTTCCGGCTCATAACCGGGCGGTCGGTGGTTCGACTCCACCCGAGCCCACCAGAGCGGCTCAGGCCGCTTTTTTTGCTGCTATAAATAATTTTAACATTGAATCGAAAATAAAGCAATAAGATAAATAAAAGGCTGTTATAAGCCTCCAGCTGTATGATACAGAAGTATCTTAATTCGAATTAATCAAACGCTATACTCTGAGAAAACCTGCAACCCTCTCTCCATAATGGAAAGCAAGCCAACAGGTTATATTAAGCACACATGTAATGGTAGTAAAATATAGGTTAAACATCTTTGCTAAAACTTGCAATGGCTATACACAAAATTCAGCGCTCGTATACAACCCTGCCATTAAAAACAGTCATCGACACTTTCATTTCTTCCAGCATGCTCCCGGGAACAGAGAGCAGGTCCTTTTCTGTAAGGAAAAAATCTGCTGGCGATCCAACTGCCAGCGGAAATGTGAATTTATTGTTTTCAAAAAGCTTCCCGGAAACCATATACATGTACAGGATATGCTTTCGATCAAAGAAATGCTCCGCTGAACGCATATTTCGGAAAGGGTTAACGCTTTCAACCGGGGCATCTGTGGACATAGCTAAATCTACACCTGCCTCGCTCATTTTCTTAAAGGGATACGCGTTTTTGAAACGCTCGGGCCCAAGACGCAAAAAGGCCATTTTCCTATCTGTTTTGAAAAATACAGGTTGAATGGAAACTTTTAACTTGAGATTAGCGATTTGCTGTATTTGCCCTCTGGTCGCAATCTGAACATGAATCAATCTGTGCTTCAGTGGATTCCCCTTTCTAATCACCGAAAAGGCTTTCAATGCTTCTTTTAAAGCTCTGTCTCCTATCACATGAAGGGTGAGCTGTATCCCTTCCTTCTCAGCTTTTTTCACGAAGGGAAGCAATTCCTCGGATGTCAGATAAAGCACTCCACTGTTTTCTGGTTCATCGGCATAAGGCTCACATAAGGCGGCAGTTCTTGATCCAAAAGATCCATCGAGATAAATCTTCGCAGCTCTTAAAGAGAAGAAATCCGTTTCGCTGTTTTGAATT carries:
- a CDS encoding amidohydrolase, with amino-acid sequence MNRIFKNCRVYNPLSGEYDFRDLFVEKGMVSSHKPKLAEVIDLKGCYLYPGLVDSHAHLLATGKREFMLDLSEIRTKDEFVALLKNLKKQSVGFVEGRGWDQEKLGFMPDRKFLDGITSVPLLLVRVCGHVATVNSSMIKRYSLNALEGIDGTDLERGLIKGRALERLRKKLPVGKEELREYILAGANLFLMHGITVVHSDDYHGIKLEDLIEELSTQDHIRIYEKLKIESSHELEGFKAIQNSETDFFSLRAAKIYLDGSFGSRTAALCEPYADEPENSGVLYLTSEELLPFVKKAEKEGIQLTLHVIGDRALKEALKAFSVIRKGNPLKHRLIHVQIATRGQIQQIANLKLKVSIQPVFFKTDRKMAFLRLGPERFKNAYPFKKMSEAGVDLAMSTDAPVESVNPFRNMRSAEHFFDRKHILYMYMVSGKLFENNKFTFPLAVGSPADFFLTEKDLLSVPGSMLEEMKVSMTVFNGRVVYER